The following are encoded in a window of Mannheimia varigena genomic DNA:
- the ispG gene encoding flavodoxin-dependent (E)-4-hydroxy-3-methylbut-2-enyl-diphosphate synthase: MIHQSPIKRRVSKKIYVGNVPVGGDAPISVQSMTNTRTTDVEATVAQIKALERVGADIVRVSVPTMDAAEAFKAIKQQVKVPLVADIHFDYRIALKVAEYGVDCLRINPGNIGNEERIRAVVDCARDKNIPIRIGVNAGSLERDLQEKYGEPTPEALLESALRHVDHLDRLNFDQFKVSVKASDVFLAVESYRLLAKQIEQPLHLGITEAGGARAGSVKSAVGLGLLLAEGIGDTLRVSLAADPVEEIKVGFDILKSLRIRSRGINFIACPTCSRQEIDVIATVNELEQRLEDIITPMDVSIIGCVVNGPGEALVSDLGVTGSNKMSGFYLDGVRQKERFDNAKLIDQLEAKIRARVAQQQNRIDIEQIG, from the coding sequence ATGATACATCAATCACCAATTAAACGCCGTGTATCGAAAAAAATCTATGTGGGTAACGTGCCGGTGGGGGGCGATGCTCCGATTTCGGTACAATCAATGACGAACACTCGCACCACCGATGTGGAAGCGACTGTCGCCCAAATCAAAGCATTAGAACGTGTTGGGGCTGATATTGTGCGTGTTTCTGTGCCGACAATGGACGCTGCCGAAGCCTTCAAAGCGATCAAACAGCAAGTGAAAGTGCCATTGGTTGCCGATATTCACTTTGACTACCGTATTGCACTGAAAGTGGCGGAATATGGAGTGGATTGCTTGCGGATCAATCCTGGCAATATCGGCAATGAAGAGCGGATCCGTGCTGTGGTGGATTGTGCTAGAGATAAAAATATCCCGATCCGCATCGGCGTAAATGCTGGCTCGCTTGAGCGAGATCTGCAAGAAAAATATGGTGAGCCTACGCCGGAAGCCTTGCTAGAATCGGCATTACGCCACGTTGATCATTTGGATCGTCTTAACTTTGACCAATTCAAAGTCAGCGTGAAAGCATCAGACGTGTTCCTAGCGGTCGAATCTTACCGACTTCTTGCAAAACAGATCGAACAGCCGTTGCATTTAGGCATTACCGAAGCAGGCGGAGCAAGAGCCGGCTCGGTGAAATCTGCGGTCGGTTTGGGGTTGTTATTAGCAGAGGGGATTGGCGATACTTTGCGTGTTTCTTTGGCGGCAGACCCTGTTGAAGAAATTAAAGTAGGTTTCGATATTTTGAAATCACTGAGAATTCGCTCCCGCGGCATTAACTTTATCGCTTGCCCGACTTGCTCACGCCAAGAAATTGACGTGATTGCAACGGTAAATGAGCTGGAACAACGCTTAGAAGATATTATTACGCCAATGGATGTGTCGATTATCGGTTGCGTAGTGAACGGCCCGGGCGAAGCGTTAGTCTCAGATTTGGGCGTCACCGGCAGCAACAAAATGAGTGGTTTCTACTTAGACGGCGTTCGCCAAAAAGAGCGTTTCGATAACGCCAAATTAATCGACCAACTCGAAGCAAAAATCCGTGCGAGAGTCGCACAACAACAAAATCGTATCGATATTGAACAAATAGGATAA
- a CDS encoding NADH:ubiquinone reductase (Na(+)-transporting) subunit D → MASNNLKKLLLSPIADNNPIALQILGICSALAVTTQLQTAVVMAIAVSLVTAFSSMFISMIRNYIPNSIRIIVQMAIIASLVILVDQVLRAYAYDLSKQLSVFVGLIITNCIVMGRAEAFAMKSGPVESFVDGIGNGLGYGAILIIVAFLRELIGSGKLFGVTIMQTVQDGGWYQANGLFLLAPSAFFIIGFVIWAIRTWKPEQVEK, encoded by the coding sequence ATGGCAAGTAACAACCTTAAAAAGTTATTGTTATCTCCAATTGCAGATAACAACCCAATTGCATTACAGATCTTAGGTATCTGTTCTGCATTAGCGGTAACTACTCAGCTACAAACAGCAGTAGTAATGGCAATTGCAGTAAGTTTAGTTACTGCTTTTTCAAGTATGTTCATTTCAATGATTCGCAACTATATTCCAAATAGTATCCGTATTATTGTACAAATGGCAATCATTGCATCACTTGTAATCTTAGTTGACCAAGTATTACGTGCCTATGCATACGATCTTTCAAAACAATTGTCTGTATTCGTAGGTCTTATCATTACGAACTGTATCGTAATGGGACGAGCAGAAGCATTTGCAATGAAATCTGGCCCAGTTGAGAGTTTTGTAGATGGTATTGGTAACGGCTTAGGCTACGGTGCAATCTTAATTATCGTTGCATTTTTACGTGAGCTTATTGGTTCAGGTAAACTATTCGGTGTAACTATTATGCAAACTGTTCAAGATGGTGGTTGGTATCAAGCAAATGGTTTGTTCTTATTAGCACCAAGTGCGTTCTTTATTATCGGATTTGTAATCTGGGCGATTAGAACGTGGAAACCTGAGCAAGTGGAGAAATAA
- the nqrE gene encoding NADH:ubiquinone reductase (Na(+)-transporting) subunit E — protein MEHLISIFVKSVFIENMALSFFLGMCTFLAVSKKVSTAFGLGIAVIVVLGIAVPANQLVYTHILKDGALVEGVDLTFLNFITFIGVIAALVQILEMILDKFFPALYSALGIFLPLITVNCAIFGGVSFMVQREYNFVESVVYGVGAGTGWMLAIVALAGLTEKMKYSDVPAGLRGLGITFITVGLMALGFMSFSGIQL, from the coding sequence ATGGAACATCTTATTAGTATCTTTGTTAAGTCTGTATTTATTGAAAATATGGCACTTTCTTTCTTCCTTGGTATGTGTACATTCCTTGCGGTGTCTAAGAAAGTTTCAACAGCATTTGGTTTAGGTATTGCAGTAATCGTGGTATTAGGTATTGCGGTACCAGCGAATCAATTAGTTTATACTCACATTTTAAAAGACGGTGCATTAGTTGAAGGTGTAGATTTAACATTCTTAAACTTCATTACCTTCATCGGTGTGATTGCGGCACTTGTTCAAATTCTTGAAATGATTTTAGACAAGTTCTTTCCAGCATTATATAGTGCATTAGGTATCTTCTTACCACTTATCACAGTAAACTGTGCAATCTTCGGTGGTGTATCATTTATGGTACAACGCGAATACAACTTTGTAGAATCTGTGGTTTATGGTGTAGGTGCAGGCACAGGCTGGATGCTAGCAATTGTTGCACTTGCCGGTTTAACAGAGAAAATGAAATATTCTGATGTTCCAGCGGGTCTTCGTGGTTTAGGTATCACCTTTATTACCGTTGGCTTAATGGCATTAGGCTTTATGTCATTCTCAGGCATTCAATTATAA
- a CDS encoding FAD:protein FMN transferase: protein MKIKFFAFAIFSLFLNACEKAPEQITLQGKTMGTTYTVKYIDNGEVKNLANPEKVKSELDRLLVEVNNQMSTYQQDSEISRFNQLKEANQAVEISQDFAKVVQEAIRLNKITEGALDVTVGPLVNLWGFGPDKRLNKVPSDEQIKERSSYVGIDKISLKMEGKPILTKTMPNLYLDLSSIAKGFGVDKLAEHLEKIGVSNYLVEIGGELRGKGKNLQGLDWRIAIEQPIMEQAQSVQITVPLHNLGMATSGNYRNYFEDENGNRLSHIIDPQKLSPVSHNLASITVLAPTTMTADGLSTGLFVLGAEKALALAEREKLAIFLIVKSGDKFETQMSSEFKKLTQSQ, encoded by the coding sequence ATGAAAATCAAATTTTTCGCTTTTGCTATTTTCTCGCTGTTCTTAAACGCCTGTGAAAAAGCCCCAGAACAAATTACCTTGCAAGGTAAAACAATGGGAACGACTTATACTGTCAAATATATTGATAATGGCGAAGTGAAAAATTTAGCTAATCCCGAAAAAGTCAAAAGTGAGCTAGACAGATTATTAGTAGAAGTGAACAACCAAATGTCCACTTATCAGCAAGATTCTGAAATCAGCCGTTTCAACCAGCTAAAAGAAGCTAATCAAGCGGTCGAAATTTCGCAAGATTTTGCAAAAGTGGTTCAAGAAGCGATTCGCTTGAACAAAATTACAGAAGGTGCATTAGATGTTACTGTTGGACCTCTAGTGAATTTATGGGGATTTGGGCCTGATAAGCGCTTAAACAAAGTGCCTTCTGATGAACAGATTAAAGAACGTTCTAGCTATGTAGGAATTGATAAAATTAGTCTCAAAATGGAAGGTAAGCCAATACTTACTAAAACTATGCCTAATCTCTATTTAGATTTATCCTCTATTGCAAAAGGTTTTGGGGTTGATAAACTGGCAGAACATCTTGAAAAGATAGGTGTGAGCAACTACTTAGTGGAAATTGGCGGTGAATTACGTGGCAAAGGAAAAAATTTACAAGGTTTAGATTGGCGAATTGCGATTGAACAACCTATAATGGAACAAGCACAATCTGTACAAATTACTGTGCCTTTACATAATTTAGGGATGGCAACATCGGGCAATTATCGTAATTATTTTGAAGATGAAAACGGCAACCGCCTTTCACATATTATTGACCCACAAAAATTAAGCCCGGTGAGCCACAACTTAGCTTCAATTACCGTACTCGCCCCAACAACGATGACGGCAGACGGATTATCAACAGGCTTATTTGTATTGGGTGCAGAAAAAGCATTAGCCCTTGCAGAGCGTGAAAAATTAGCGATATTTTTAATTGTTAAAAGCGGCGACAAGTTTGAAACACAAATGTCGAGCGAATTTAAAAAATTAACTCAATCACAATAG
- a CDS encoding NADH:ubiquinone reductase (Na(+)-transporting) subunit B produces MGLRNLFEKMEPAFHKGGKYEKWYTLFEAAYTIFYTPGTVTRKDAHVRDAIDSKRMMLIVWLALFPAMFYGMYNVGHQGILAALNLGTLSDLIANDWHYSFANNLGSVAEAGWGTKMLLGATYFLPIYLTVFAVGGFWEVVFAMVRKHEINEGFFVTSILLALIVPPTLPLWQAALATTFGVVVAKEVFGGVGKNFMNPALAGRAFLFFAYPAQISGDAVWIAADGFSGATALSQWAVGGEGALKHVATGETITWMDAFLGNIPGSIGETSTLMLIIGAAIIVFARIASWRIIAGVMIGMAATATLFNVIGSETNTMFSMPWHWHLVLGGFALGMFFMATDPVSAAFTNKGKWAYGILIGFMCVLIRVVNPAYPEGMMLAILFANLFAPIFDYLVVQGNIKRRLARVSNNG; encoded by the coding sequence ATGGGTTTAAGAAATCTTTTTGAAAAAATGGAACCCGCTTTCCATAAAGGTGGAAAGTATGAAAAATGGTACACGCTATTTGAAGCGGCTTATACCATTTTCTATACGCCAGGCACGGTAACCCGTAAAGATGCTCACGTGCGTGATGCTATCGACTCTAAACGTATGATGTTAATTGTATGGTTAGCGTTATTCCCTGCGATGTTCTACGGTATGTACAATGTAGGGCACCAAGGTATTTTAGCTGCATTAAATTTAGGTACATTAAGTGATTTAATTGCGAATGACTGGCACTACAGTTTTGCTAACAACTTAGGTTCTGTAGCGGAGGCAGGCTGGGGAACTAAAATGTTACTAGGTGCAACGTACTTCCTTCCAATCTACTTAACGGTATTTGCTGTGGGTGGTTTCTGGGAAGTTGTATTTGCAATGGTACGTAAGCACGAAATTAATGAAGGTTTTTTCGTAACTTCTATCTTACTTGCGTTAATTGTTCCACCAACATTGCCACTTTGGCAAGCTGCTCTTGCAACTACCTTTGGTGTTGTAGTGGCAAAAGAAGTATTTGGTGGTGTAGGTAAAAACTTTATGAACCCAGCATTAGCGGGCCGTGCTTTCCTATTCTTTGCGTACCCAGCACAAATTTCGGGTGATGCAGTATGGATAGCAGCTGACGGCTTCTCTGGAGCAACAGCACTCTCACAGTGGGCTGTAGGTGGAGAAGGTGCATTAAAACACGTTGCAACAGGTGAAACGATCACCTGGATGGATGCATTCTTAGGTAATATCCCAGGTTCAATCGGTGAAACTTCAACTTTAATGTTAATTATTGGTGCGGCAATTATTGTATTTGCACGTATTGCATCTTGGAGAATCATTGCTGGTGTAATGATTGGTATGGCTGCAACCGCAACATTATTTAATGTAATCGGTTCGGAAACTAATACGATGTTCTCTATGCCTTGGCATTGGCATTTAGTATTGGGTGGTTTTGCTCTAGGTATGTTCTTTATGGCAACTGACCCAGTATCAGCAGCCTTCACAAACAAAGGTAAATGGGCATATGGTATCTTAATCGGCTTTATGTGTGTATTAATCCGTGTGGTAAACCCAGCATACCCAGAAGGTATGATGTTAGCTATCTTATTTGCTAACTTATTTGCCCCAATCTTTGACTACTTAGTAGTTCAAGGTAATATCAAACGCAGATTAGCGAGGGTATCAAACAATGGCTAA
- the nqrM gene encoding (Na+)-NQR maturation NqrM yields the protein METVLLTFGFFVAVIFAMSIGFIVKGKTIKGSCGGITALGMKKMCDCEEPCDNLKSKIADGTADPEEVARFNKEPQFYEVK from the coding sequence ATGGAAACTGTATTATTAACTTTTGGCTTTTTCGTGGCGGTGATTTTCGCCATGTCGATTGGCTTTATCGTCAAAGGCAAAACCATTAAAGGTAGCTGCGGCGGCATTACCGCATTAGGAATGAAAAAAATGTGCGACTGCGAAGAGCCTTGCGATAACCTTAAATCTAAAATCGCAGACGGCACAGCAGATCCTGAAGAAGTCGCTCGTTTTAACAAAGAACCGCAATTTTACGAAGTGAAGTAA
- a CDS encoding RodZ domain-containing protein has translation MTESVHSTQEQPQTGLSLGQQLKAAREALNLSIADVVEKTNLKKSHIESIENDIFILKNVAPTFVRGYVRNYVKFLRLPESLVSSVNYGEVTIPKEITKVSPVKPSSNSQGKALKYLTIFVLLAALGMTLLWWWQGYQKDQENREQLVNSAPVAEITNSVPVESSNQVSVPVQQPIQVQEPQAQPQPETATVVELSQQENTPTQTVEPPKPEAEVTAEPVNVLQQTQTATEAEATTEQPTAVGNDELRIEITGSQSWITVRGAKNKRLAEKLYNNGETLTFNDNEQYRLTIGAPANVKLYYKGQEVPLKIDGRVARIRLPLQ, from the coding sequence ATGACCGAATCAGTTCATTCTACCCAAGAGCAGCCTCAAACCGGGCTGAGTTTAGGACAACAATTAAAAGCTGCACGTGAGGCACTAAACCTCTCTATTGCTGATGTAGTGGAAAAAACCAATTTAAAGAAATCCCACATTGAATCGATTGAAAATGATATTTTTATTTTAAAAAATGTCGCACCCACTTTCGTGCGTGGCTACGTACGTAATTATGTGAAGTTTTTACGCTTACCGGAATCGTTAGTTTCTTCTGTGAATTATGGCGAAGTAACTATTCCAAAAGAGATTACAAAAGTTTCGCCTGTAAAACCATCATCCAATTCACAGGGGAAAGCATTGAAATATTTAACCATATTTGTGCTTTTAGCAGCATTAGGTATGACGCTTTTATGGTGGTGGCAGGGTTATCAGAAAGATCAGGAAAACCGTGAACAGCTTGTTAATTCAGCTCCTGTAGCTGAAATAACAAATTCCGTACCTGTTGAGTCTAGTAATCAAGTTTCTGTGCCTGTTCAACAACCAATTCAAGTGCAAGAGCCTCAAGCTCAACCACAGCCTGAAACGGCTACAGTTGTAGAGCTAAGCCAACAGGAAAATACACCAACACAGACAGTTGAACCACCAAAACCTGAAGCAGAAGTAACAGCTGAGCCAGTTAATGTATTGCAACAAACTCAGACAGCAACAGAAGCTGAAGCCACAACCGAGCAACCGACAGCAGTAGGTAATGATGAATTACGCATTGAAATTACTGGTTCGCAAAGCTGGATCACTGTGCGTGGAGCGAAAAATAAGCGTTTGGCGGAAAAATTGTATAACAACGGTGAAACACTCACCTTTAATGACAATGAGCAATATCGCTTAACCATTGGGGCTCCGGCGAATGTGAAGCTCTATTACAAAGGTCAGGAAGTACCGCTGAAAATTGACGGTCGTGTTGCTCGCATCCGCCTGCCATTACAATAA
- a CDS encoding Na(+)-translocating NADH-quinone reductase subunit C, producing the protein MAKFNKDSVGGTLTVVVLLSLICSLIVAGAAVLLKPTQDMQKQLDKQKNILQAAGLLEPNTNVPVTYEKFIEPKVVDLATGEYVEGMKDFDARAAAKDPKENVTIAPEDDKANIKVRAKYAEVYLVKDETGKVTQVVLPMHGNGLWSMMYGFVAVQPDANTINGITYYEQGETAGLGGEIANPNWQKNFVGKKLYNDNNDVALTISKGASANKEHGIDGLSGATLTSNGVDGSFKYWFGKSGFGPYLAKFKAEVGAN; encoded by the coding sequence ATGGCTAAATTTAATAAAGATAGCGTTGGCGGTACACTAACCGTTGTAGTTTTATTAAGTTTAATTTGTTCTCTTATCGTAGCAGGTGCTGCGGTGTTGTTAAAACCAACACAAGATATGCAAAAACAACTTGATAAACAGAAAAATATTTTACAAGCGGCTGGTTTATTGGAGCCAAATACTAATGTACCTGTAACTTACGAAAAGTTTATCGAACCAAAAGTAGTTGATTTAGCTACAGGTGAGTATGTTGAAGGAATGAAAGATTTTGATGCTCGTGCAGCAGCAAAAGATCCTAAAGAAAACGTTACTATTGCTCCTGAAGATGACAAAGCCAATATTAAAGTGCGTGCTAAATATGCTGAAGTTTATTTAGTGAAAGATGAAACGGGTAAAGTTACTCAGGTAGTATTACCAATGCACGGTAATGGTTTATGGTCAATGATGTATGGCTTTGTAGCAGTTCAACCTGATGCAAATACTATTAATGGTATTACTTATTACGAGCAAGGTGAAACAGCGGGTCTTGGTGGTGAAATTGCTAACCCTAACTGGCAGAAAAACTTTGTAGGTAAGAAGTTATATAACGACAACAATGATGTTGCTTTAACTATTTCTAAAGGTGCATCTGCTAATAAAGAGCATGGCATTGATGGCTTATCTGGTGCAACATTAACTTCAAATGGTGTTGATGGTTCTTTCAAATACTGGTTCGGTAAGAGCGGGTTTGGCCCATATTTAGCGAAATTTAAAGCAGAAGTAGGAGCTAACTAA
- the nqrF gene encoding NADH:ubiquinone reductase (Na(+)-transporting) subunit F — MDSNFIFGIIAFTALVLVLAVIILFAKSKLVDSGDITISINNDPEKGITLPAGGKLLGALASKGIFVSSACGGGGSCGQCKVQVKSGGGEILPTELSHISKKEAKEGWRLACQVNVKSSMDVELPEEIFGVKKWQCTVISNDNKATFIKELKLAIPEGEEVPFRAGGYIQIEAEPHTVHYKDFDIPKEYHEDWDKFDLWRYTSKVDEHIIRAYSMASYPEEKGIIMLNVRIATPPPRNPDVPPGQMSSYIWSLKAGDKVTISGPFGEFFAKDTDAEMVFIGGGAGMAPMRSHIFDQLKRLKSKRKMSFWYGARSEREMFYVEDFDMLQAENENFKWYVALSDPLPGDREDYFRGFIHNVLYENYLKNHEAPEDCEYYMCGPPVMNAAVIGMLKSLGVEDENILLDDFGG; from the coding sequence GTGGATAGTAATTTTATTTTCGGTATTATCGCATTTACTGCTCTTGTTCTAGTGCTTGCGGTGATTATCCTATTCGCTAAATCTAAATTAGTGGATTCTGGCGACATTACCATTTCAATTAACAATGACCCGGAAAAAGGCATCACCTTACCGGCTGGCGGAAAATTACTTGGTGCTTTAGCGAGTAAAGGGATTTTCGTTTCCTCAGCTTGTGGTGGCGGTGGCTCTTGTGGTCAATGTAAAGTACAAGTGAAATCGGGCGGTGGCGAAATTCTACCAACTGAGTTATCTCACATCTCGAAGAAAGAAGCGAAAGAAGGCTGGCGTTTAGCGTGCCAAGTTAACGTGAAATCTTCAATGGATGTTGAATTACCTGAAGAAATCTTCGGCGTGAAAAAATGGCAGTGTACTGTTATTTCTAACGACAACAAAGCAACTTTCATCAAAGAACTTAAATTGGCGATTCCTGAAGGCGAAGAAGTGCCATTCCGTGCCGGTGGTTATATCCAAATTGAAGCGGAACCGCATACAGTGCATTACAAAGACTTCGATATTCCAAAAGAATACCACGAAGACTGGGATAAATTCGACTTATGGCGTTACACTTCAAAAGTGGATGAGCATATTATCCGTGCTTACTCAATGGCTTCATACCCGGAAGAGAAAGGCATTATTATGCTGAACGTACGTATTGCAACGCCTCCGCCACGCAACCCAGATGTACCGCCGGGTCAAATGTCATCTTACATTTGGTCATTAAAAGCGGGCGATAAAGTAACTATCTCTGGTCCATTCGGTGAATTCTTCGCGAAAGATACCGATGCGGAAATGGTGTTTATCGGTGGTGGTGCAGGTATGGCTCCAATGCGTTCGCACATCTTCGACCAATTAAAACGTTTAAAATCTAAACGTAAAATGTCATTCTGGTACGGTGCTCGTTCAGAACGTGAAATGTTCTATGTTGAAGATTTTGATATGCTTCAAGCAGAAAATGAAAACTTCAAATGGTATGTAGCACTTTCTGACCCATTACCGGGCGACCGTGAAGACTACTTCCGTGGTTTCATTCACAACGTACTTTATGAGAACTACCTGAAAAATCACGAAGCACCTGAAGACTGCGAATACTATATGTGTGGTCCACCGGTGATGAACGCAGCGGTAATCGGTATGCTGAAGAGCTTAGGTGTAGAAGATGAAAACATCTTATTAGATGACTTCGGTGGCTAA
- the argH gene encoding argininosuccinate lyase, translated as MALWGGRFTQQADAKFKYFNDSLRFDYRLAIQDIEGSIGWAKAIQSVGILTESELEQLIVALKEVRAEVEPNLAIILKDDAEDIHSWVESKLIEKVGDLGKKLHTGRSRNDQVAVDIKMWCKVQAVALQERIRALQERLVSVAEENQNSVMPGYTHLQRAQPVTFAHWCMAYYEMLERDFSRLSDANKRMGTCPLGSGALAGTAYGIDRDLLARNLGFDEATRNSLDSVSDRDHILELLSTASISMVHLSRFAEDLIIFNSGESGFLEMSDRVTSGSSLMPQKKNPDACELIRGKSGRVFGALTGLLTTLKGLPLAYNKDMQEDKEGIFDALETWQACLEIAELVLVDIQVNTERTREAAQQGYANATELADYLVAKGVPFREAHHIVGEAVVYAISKKEPLEALSIAEFQQFHPTIGDDVYPILSLESCLDKRCAKGGVNPQRVAEAIAAAKANLAS; from the coding sequence ATGGCTCTTTGGGGTGGACGTTTCACACAACAAGCAGACGCAAAATTCAAATATTTCAACGACTCGCTACGTTTTGACTATCGCCTTGCGATTCAAGATATTGAAGGCTCAATCGGCTGGGCAAAAGCGATTCAAAGTGTGGGCATTTTAACCGAATCGGAATTAGAACAGCTTATCGTCGCTCTTAAAGAAGTGCGTGCAGAAGTGGAGCCGAATCTCGCCATCATTTTAAAAGACGATGCAGAAGATATTCACAGCTGGGTGGAATCTAAACTAATCGAAAAAGTGGGCGATCTCGGTAAAAAATTGCACACCGGCCGTAGCCGTAACGACCAAGTGGCGGTGGATATTAAAATGTGGTGCAAAGTACAAGCGGTTGCATTACAAGAGCGTATCCGAGCGTTACAAGAGCGTTTAGTCTCTGTTGCTGAAGAAAATCAGAATTCAGTTATGCCGGGCTACACCCACTTGCAACGAGCTCAACCGGTCACATTCGCCCATTGGTGTATGGCGTATTACGAAATGCTCGAACGTGATTTCAGCCGTTTAAGCGATGCGAATAAACGTATGGGAACTTGCCCGCTCGGTTCAGGAGCGTTGGCTGGCACGGCGTATGGCATTGATCGTGATTTGTTGGCTCGCAATCTTGGTTTTGATGAAGCAACTCGCAACAGTTTAGACAGCGTGTCAGACCGTGATCATATTTTGGAATTGCTCTCAACCGCTTCTATCAGTATGGTGCATTTATCTCGCTTTGCCGAAGACTTGATTATTTTCAACAGCGGTGAATCGGGCTTTCTTGAAATGTCGGATCGTGTGACTTCAGGTTCTTCACTAATGCCACAGAAGAAAAACCCAGACGCTTGCGAGCTAATTCGTGGTAAATCAGGGCGTGTATTTGGTGCACTAACCGGGCTTTTAACCACGTTAAAAGGCTTGCCGCTGGCTTACAACAAAGATATGCAAGAAGACAAAGAGGGCATTTTCGATGCGTTAGAAACCTGGCAGGCGTGTTTAGAAATTGCAGAATTAGTGCTGGTAGATATTCAGGTAAATACGGAACGCACTCGTGAAGCGGCTCAACAAGGCTATGCGAATGCAACTGAATTAGCGGATTACTTAGTAGCAAAAGGTGTGCCATTCCGTGAAGCTCACCACATTGTGGGCGAAGCAGTAGTGTATGCGATCAGCAAAAAAGAGCCGCTTGAAGCCTTAAGTATTGCAGAATTCCAACAATTCCACCCAACCATTGGTGATGATGTTTACCCGATCCTTTCATTAGAATCTTGCTTAGATAAACGTTGTGCCAAAGGCGGGGTAAATCCACAACGTGTGGCTGAAGCGATTGCGGCAGCGAAAGCGAATTTAGCTTCTTAA
- the mnmA gene encoding tRNA 2-thiouridine(34) synthase MnmA codes for MTTQLTSKTYDIHFPKLSPEQLAENAKKKVIIGMSGGVDSSVSAFILQQQGYQVEGLFMKNWEEDDDTDYCTAAADLADAQAVADKLGMKLHKINFAAEYWDNVFEYFLAEYKAGRTPNPDILCNKEIKFKAFLEYAAEDLGANYIATGHYVRRSGDDNDAKLLRGLDENKDQSYFLYAITKKQVGQSLFPVGEIEKPIVRAIAEDLGLATAKKKDSTGICFIGERKFKDFLARFLPTQPGEIRTVDGKLVGRHDGLMYHTLGQRKGLGIGGVKGLSEDPFYVVEKDLINNVLVVAQGHDNSALLSSGLIAKQLAWVDMQPLRENLRCTVKTRYRQADIPCEIQVIDDETIRVIFDEPQIAVTPGQSAVFYLGEVCLGGGIIEQQLK; via the coding sequence ATGACAACTCAATTAACCTCAAAAACCTACGACATCCACTTCCCCAAACTCAGCCCCGAACAGCTTGCCGAAAATGCGAAGAAAAAAGTGATTATCGGAATGTCGGGTGGGGTGGATTCCTCCGTTTCTGCTTTTATTCTTCAACAACAAGGCTATCAAGTGGAAGGCTTGTTTATGAAGAACTGGGAGGAAGATGACGACACCGATTACTGCACCGCTGCTGCTGATTTGGCAGACGCTCAAGCGGTTGCGGATAAGCTCGGAATGAAGCTGCACAAAATCAACTTTGCGGCGGAATATTGGGACAACGTGTTTGAATATTTCCTTGCGGAATATAAAGCAGGACGTACACCAAACCCTGATATTTTGTGCAACAAAGAGATTAAATTTAAAGCCTTTTTAGAATATGCGGCGGAAGATCTTGGGGCGAATTATATCGCCACAGGGCATTATGTTCGCCGTAGCGGTGATGATAATGACGCCAAATTACTGCGTGGTTTAGACGAAAACAAAGATCAAAGCTATTTCTTATATGCCATCACCAAAAAGCAAGTAGGGCAAAGCCTGTTCCCGGTTGGCGAAATTGAAAAACCGATCGTGCGTGCGATTGCCGAAGATTTAGGCTTAGCAACGGCGAAGAAAAAAGATTCGACAGGGATCTGTTTTATCGGCGAGCGTAAATTCAAAGATTTCTTGGCTCGCTTCCTGCCGACACAACCGGGTGAAATCCGCACGGTGGACGGCAAGTTGGTCGGTCGCCACGATGGGTTGATGTACCACACTCTCGGTCAGCGTAAAGGTTTAGGCATCGGCGGTGTGAAAGGCTTGAGCGAAGATCCGTTTTATGTGGTGGAAAAGGATTTGATCAACAACGTGCTGGTGGTCGCTCAAGGGCACGATAATTCCGCTTTACTTTCCAGTGGTTTAATTGCGAAGCAACTGGCTTGGGTCGATATGCAGCCGCTGCGTGAAAATCTCCGTTGCACGGTGAAAACTCGCTATCGCCAAGCGGATATTCCGTGTGAAATCCAAGTGATCGATGATGAAACCATTCGAGTCATCTTTGACGAACCGCAAATTGCGGTTACCCCGGGGCAATCAGCGGTGTTCTACTTAGGCGAAGTCTGCTTAGGTGGCGGTATTATCGAACAGCAATTAAAATAA